Proteins from one Leptonema illini DSM 21528 genomic window:
- a CDS encoding type I restriction endonuclease subunit R, with translation MAVITEEDLERELVQILKEDHGYRVINAAVPYGDTSSDDGSGRQSRSEVVLKGLLLEKVAELNPGIPAKDRQRAVEERLLVSRRAMSPLLASKEIYQMIRDGIPLEYEGEKGKKESGTLRLIDFQNGEKNDFLAVRQLNIKGDRYTRIPDVLLYINGLPLVYIELKNSNVKIENAYTDNLTNCRNDIPRLFDFNAFCILSNAVETRVGSSFADWKFFFSWLRVDDETEKVDRKAIEREGTSIERVIGGLLGKERLLDYIENFILYHKDTAKIIAKNHQFHGVNKAVASFADRKVREGRLGVFWHTQGSGKSYSMIFLSRKIHRKFTGNFTFLIITDRTDLDGQIYGNFVDTDTVKKSDAARPTSSMALREDLVKNKPFIFTLIQKFQSTRGKEFPILHDSTDSSREIIVIVDEAHRTQYLSLAENMRRGLPGAHYFAFTGTPLLAGSEKGKTQEWFGGYVSEYSYVQSIEDEATLPLYYEKRVPEVLIENPNLSEDFAEIVEDEQLNTEQRERLENKFAKELEVIRRDDRLETIARDIAYHFPRRGYLGKGMVISVDKYTAVRMYEKVKHHWEIEKRNIQKAMTQASEVERQALKRSLEFMRNTQMAVVLSEEVGEKEKFAAKGLEIESHRKLLNTPNEEGQTIEDRFKKEDDPLNLVFVCAMWLTGFDAPSVSTLYLDKPMKGHTLMQTLARANRVTGHLIYGRSKTNGEVIDYYNVFRNMQQALSDYATGSEGQTQKETEATGEDVIPPKSNLFELLDAAIEEGVTFLSKHDIDLMQIPTKKSVLKQTALFKEFSDTLLADDLTRQEFFLYENAISSLYDACRPEVTKEQARPIVPLFSYLREMIEAIIKTKDIDSAVQRVSALLDESVVTTEEGILVKEPAPEYQIRQKGKVWDLSKLDFEQLKNEFKTKPHKNIEITVLKEFLIEKLDRMMRENGERAPFVERLQSIIENYNSGTVIHESTYEELVNFASDLKVEEERHIRENLSPDELELFDLLKKEKMTKDEEISVKKAAKALLHRLKEESPKVLVQDWFRDSTSLIRVKEAVTDILEETLPDSYDRVLFSKKCERTFEVIRTYAEKGEKWVA, from the coding sequence ATGGCCGTAATCACAGAGGAAGACCTGGAGCGGGAACTGGTGCAGATCCTCAAAGAGGATCATGGCTACCGGGTGATCAATGCCGCCGTTCCTTACGGCGATACGAGCAGCGACGACGGTAGCGGACGGCAGAGTCGAAGCGAGGTCGTGTTAAAGGGCCTTCTTCTTGAGAAAGTGGCCGAGCTGAATCCGGGCATCCCCGCTAAAGACCGGCAGCGCGCCGTCGAAGAGCGGCTGCTTGTATCGCGGCGGGCGATGAGTCCGCTTCTGGCCAGCAAAGAGATCTATCAGATGATCCGGGACGGCATCCCTCTCGAATACGAAGGCGAGAAGGGCAAGAAGGAGAGCGGCACGCTGCGGCTTATCGACTTCCAGAACGGCGAGAAGAACGACTTCCTGGCCGTTCGCCAGTTGAACATCAAGGGCGACCGCTACACCCGTATTCCCGATGTGCTTCTGTATATCAACGGCCTTCCGCTTGTGTATATCGAGCTGAAGAACTCCAACGTTAAAATCGAAAACGCCTATACCGATAACCTGACGAACTGCCGTAACGACATTCCTCGGTTGTTTGATTTCAATGCCTTCTGTATCCTTTCCAATGCCGTTGAGACGAGGGTGGGCAGCAGCTTTGCCGACTGGAAGTTCTTCTTTTCATGGCTGCGCGTCGATGACGAAACCGAGAAGGTCGATCGCAAGGCCATCGAACGTGAGGGAACGAGCATCGAGCGGGTCATCGGCGGCCTTCTCGGCAAAGAGAGGCTTCTCGACTATATCGAGAACTTCATCCTCTATCATAAAGATACAGCGAAGATTATCGCAAAGAACCATCAGTTTCACGGCGTGAACAAGGCTGTGGCCTCTTTTGCTGATCGTAAGGTGCGCGAGGGAAGGCTGGGCGTGTTCTGGCATACGCAGGGATCGGGTAAGAGCTACTCGATGATCTTCTTATCGCGAAAGATCCATCGTAAATTCACCGGCAACTTCACTTTCTTGATTATTACGGACCGGACCGATCTGGACGGGCAGATCTATGGCAACTTTGTCGATACCGATACGGTAAAAAAAAGCGATGCAGCACGGCCAACCAGCAGCATGGCCCTTCGCGAAGACCTTGTGAAGAACAAGCCATTTATCTTTACCTTGATTCAAAAGTTCCAATCGACGAGGGGAAAAGAATTCCCGATCCTGCACGACTCTACAGATTCCAGTCGTGAGATTATCGTCATTGTCGATGAGGCGCATCGCACACAGTATCTTTCACTTGCTGAGAATATGCGTCGCGGGTTACCCGGCGCGCATTACTTTGCCTTCACGGGCACGCCTCTGCTTGCGGGCAGCGAAAAGGGTAAGACGCAGGAATGGTTTGGCGGTTATGTAAGTGAATACAGCTATGTGCAGTCCATCGAAGATGAGGCTACACTGCCGCTCTACTACGAGAAAAGAGTGCCTGAAGTCCTGATTGAGAATCCGAATCTCAGCGAGGATTTTGCCGAGATCGTCGAAGACGAGCAGCTTAATACCGAGCAGCGCGAGCGCCTTGAGAATAAGTTCGCAAAAGAACTGGAAGTTATAAGGCGTGACGATCGTCTTGAAACCATTGCAAGGGATATTGCCTATCATTTTCCCAGAAGGGGATATCTCGGCAAGGGGATGGTAATCTCAGTCGACAAGTACACGGCCGTGCGCATGTATGAAAAGGTCAAGCATCACTGGGAGATTGAGAAGCGCAATATCCAGAAGGCCATGACGCAGGCCTCTGAGGTCGAGCGGCAGGCGCTGAAACGATCTCTCGAGTTTATGCGTAACACGCAGATGGCCGTCGTTCTCAGCGAAGAGGTCGGCGAAAAAGAGAAATTCGCCGCAAAGGGACTTGAAATCGAGTCACATCGCAAGCTGTTGAACACGCCCAACGAAGAAGGGCAGACCATAGAGGATCGTTTCAAGAAAGAAGATGATCCGCTGAACCTTGTTTTTGTCTGTGCGATGTGGCTGACCGGTTTTGACGCCCCTTCCGTATCGACGCTCTATCTCGACAAGCCGATGAAGGGGCATACGCTCATGCAGACCCTTGCACGTGCGAATCGAGTGACGGGGCATCTGATCTATGGACGCTCGAAAACGAACGGCGAGGTTATCGACTATTACAACGTATTTCGGAATATGCAGCAAGCTCTTAGCGATTATGCAACGGGTAGTGAAGGGCAAACGCAAAAAGAGACTGAAGCGACGGGTGAGGACGTCATTCCGCCTAAGAGCAATCTATTTGAGTTGCTTGATGCTGCCATCGAAGAAGGCGTGACCTTTCTGAGTAAGCACGATATCGACCTGATGCAGATCCCCACAAAGAAGAGCGTCTTAAAGCAAACGGCGCTTTTCAAAGAGTTTTCCGATACTCTGCTTGCCGACGATCTTACGAGGCAGGAATTCTTTCTTTACGAGAACGCCATCTCGTCTCTTTACGATGCCTGTAGACCCGAGGTAACGAAAGAGCAAGCGCGCCCCATCGTTCCTCTATTCTCGTACCTGCGAGAGATGATCGAAGCTATTATCAAAACGAAAGACATCGATAGCGCCGTGCAGCGCGTATCGGCCCTTCTTGATGAAAGCGTCGTTACGACCGAAGAGGGCATTCTCGTTAAAGAACCGGCGCCGGAGTATCAGATCAGGCAGAAGGGCAAGGTCTGGGATCTCAGCAAACTCGATTTTGAGCAGCTCAAGAATGAGTTCAAAACGAAGCCTCATAAGAATATCGAGATCACTGTGCTCAAAGAGTTTCTCATCGAGAAACTGGATCGCATGATGCGCGAGAACGGAGAGCGAGCGCCGTTCGTAGAACGATTGCAATCCATCATTGAAAACTATAATTCAGGCACCGTGATTCACGAAAGCACTTATGAAGAACTGGTAAACTTCGCTTCCGATCTGAAAGTGGAGGAGGAGCGGCATATTCGCGAGAACCTTTCGCCCGATGAGC
- a CDS encoding restriction endonuclease subunit S, translating to MKYGFCKIGEYVTVLSGYAFKSEDFQAVGVPVIKIGNIKLGHVSLDDGNTECIPRAIADKLGRKFIVRKGDVLISLTGSHLTQPGSVVGRVGRYYYDSISVLNQRAGKIIVKDEEKSHLGFWFYLLSTKAVMTEIAMLAHGAANQANVSPKDIEKIWLPLPPLPIQKRIAAILSAYDELIENNNRRIALLEKMAEEIYREWFVRMRFPGHEKTKFHKGIPEGWEVKKLAEVVELCYGKALKEEERSGSGFPVYGSSGIVGYHKIKLAEGPGIIVGRKGNVGSIFWSATDYYVIDTAYFVRAEISFRYLFFALHSLNFVNNDSAVPGLNRSQAYSNFMLLPDANLLKRFDLEIGELLKVKENLLQQNTLLKQTRDALLPRLMSGKLDVENLDIAFPPGMQN from the coding sequence ATGAAGTATGGCTTTTGCAAAATTGGGGAGTATGTTACTGTCTTGTCTGGCTACGCATTCAAGAGCGAAGATTTCCAGGCCGTGGGCGTACCGGTTATAAAAATCGGTAACATTAAGTTGGGCCATGTATCTCTTGATGACGGGAATACCGAGTGTATTCCGCGTGCGATTGCAGATAAGCTTGGTCGGAAGTTTATTGTAAGAAAAGGTGACGTCCTTATTTCTCTTACTGGATCACATTTGACTCAACCCGGGTCAGTTGTAGGGCGAGTGGGGCGATATTATTACGATTCCATTAGCGTACTCAATCAAAGAGCCGGGAAAATTATAGTCAAAGATGAAGAAAAGAGCCACCTTGGTTTCTGGTTTTATCTCCTATCGACAAAAGCTGTAATGACGGAAATTGCCATGCTTGCCCATGGTGCTGCAAATCAAGCTAATGTTAGCCCGAAGGATATTGAAAAGATCTGGCTCCCCCTCCCACCCCTTCCCATCCAGAAAAGGATCGCCGCCATCCTCAGCGCCTACGACGAGCTGATCGAGAACAACAACCGCCGCATCGCCCTGCTCGAAAAGATGGCCGAAGAGATCTACCGCGAATGGTTTGTGCGCATGCGCTTTCCGGGCCACGAGAAGACGAAGTTCCACAAAGGCATCCCCGAAGGATGGGAGGTGAAGAAGCTGGCGGAGGTGGTGGAATTGTGCTATGGTAAGGCATTGAAAGAAGAGGAACGATCGGGTAGTGGTTTTCCCGTATACGGCTCGAGTGGAATAGTAGGCTATCACAAGATCAAACTCGCTGAAGGTCCAGGCATCATCGTTGGTAGAAAGGGTAATGTTGGTAGTATATTCTGGTCGGCTACTGACTACTACGTCATTGATACAGCATACTTTGTTCGTGCGGAAATCAGTTTCAGGTACTTATTTTTTGCTCTTCATTCGTTGAATTTTGTTAACAATGATTCGGCCGTGCCGGGATTAAATCGGTCGCAGGCCTATTCAAACTTTATGCTTTTACCAGACGCAAACCTTTTAAAGAGATTCGACCTCGAAATCGGCGAGTTGCTGAAGGTCAAAGAGAACCTCCTTCAGCAGAATACCCTCCTCAAACAAACCCGTGACGCCCTGCTCCCCCGGCTCATGAGCGGCAAGCTTGATGTAGAAAACCTTGACATTGCCTTTCCACCGGGCATGCAGAACTGA
- a CDS encoding PIN domain-containing protein — protein sequence MIYVFDTSSIRSLQHFYPGIFRSVWKGMDELVKEGQIISVRESWNELERQNISDDLKAWVKKNKRIFLTPSIEELQMVRDILSNSLFQGLIGEKQRLRGDPVADPFVIALAKVREAAVVTEERFKKGAAKIPNVCDHYKIRSVNLETFMLEQGWSF from the coding sequence TTGATCTACGTCTTTGATACGAGTTCCATCCGTTCGTTGCAGCATTTCTACCCCGGCATCTTTCGCTCGGTGTGGAAAGGGATGGATGAACTTGTGAAAGAGGGCCAGATCATCTCGGTACGAGAGTCATGGAACGAACTGGAAAGGCAGAATATCAGCGATGATCTGAAGGCCTGGGTGAAAAAGAATAAGCGCATCTTTCTAACACCCTCAATTGAAGAGCTTCAGATGGTCAGAGACATCCTTTCAAACAGTCTGTTTCAGGGGTTGATCGGCGAAAAACAGAGGCTGCGCGGCGATCCGGTAGCTGACCCCTTCGTTATCGCGTTAGCCAAAGTCCGAGAAGCTGCGGTCGTCACAGAAGAGAGATTCAAGAAAGGGGCAGCTAAGATTCCTAACGTATGCGATCATTACAAAATTCGTTCGGTGAACCTGGAGACATTTATGCTGGAACAGGGCTGGAGCTTTTGA
- a CDS encoding ImmA/IrrE family metallo-endopeptidase has translation MSKKDQVTVVQPAVLKWARESLGLTVHDVAKRLKKQPDLITAWEAGESFPTYSQLEKLAYDIYKRPIAVFFFPEPPAEKIHRKEFRTLPDEDLKKLSADTHLHIRKAHAYQLSLIETFDERNPSDEKIWKQIALSPTKPVPAQARAIREFLGVTLQEQADWRTTDQAMKGWRERIEARGVFVFKESFKQKEISGFCLFHDEFPVIYLNNSTTFSRQIFSLLHELAHLLCHVNGISKEDESYIQRLPAREKKLEQFCNAIAAEVLIPEADFQARISSQKGSFESFPDSFFSQLAGVYSVSREAILRRLLNQSKVSLRFYKQKAEEWSAQMKKGSGGNWFSTHASYLSSTFTREVLRKYDRHIYNDTKAAELLGIHPKNLDGLEAKILSGASR, from the coding sequence GTGTCTAAGAAAGATCAGGTTACAGTGGTTCAACCCGCCGTTCTCAAATGGGCAAGGGAATCTCTTGGCCTCACTGTTCATGACGTAGCAAAGAGGTTGAAGAAGCAGCCCGACCTCATCACAGCCTGGGAGGCAGGCGAATCCTTCCCGACGTATTCGCAGCTTGAAAAACTGGCCTACGACATTTACAAAAGACCTATTGCCGTATTCTTTTTTCCCGAACCCCCTGCAGAAAAAATCCACAGGAAGGAATTTCGCACCCTGCCCGATGAAGATCTAAAGAAGCTGTCAGCCGACACGCATCTGCATATCCGTAAGGCTCATGCATATCAACTCTCCCTCATCGAGACCTTTGACGAAAGAAACCCATCAGACGAAAAAATCTGGAAGCAAATAGCCCTTTCGCCTACAAAGCCTGTGCCTGCACAGGCGCGAGCGATTCGCGAGTTCCTTGGCGTTACCCTGCAAGAGCAGGCCGACTGGCGGACCACCGATCAGGCCATGAAAGGATGGCGAGAGCGAATCGAGGCCAGAGGCGTTTTCGTTTTCAAAGAAAGCTTCAAGCAGAAAGAAATCTCGGGTTTCTGCCTTTTTCATGATGAATTCCCTGTTATTTACCTGAACAACAGCACCACGTTTTCAAGGCAGATATTCAGTCTGTTGCATGAGCTTGCGCATCTTCTCTGTCATGTGAACGGTATATCGAAAGAGGACGAGAGCTATATTCAGCGCTTGCCAGCCAGAGAGAAAAAGCTGGAGCAGTTCTGTAATGCCATAGCGGCTGAAGTATTAATTCCTGAAGCTGATTTTCAGGCGCGAATCTCATCTCAAAAGGGATCGTTTGAATCGTTCCCCGATTCCTTTTTTTCACAGCTGGCCGGCGTTTATTCCGTTAGCCGAGAGGCCATTCTGAGGCGCCTTCTAAACCAGAGCAAGGTCTCGCTACGCTTTTATAAGCAGAAGGCAGAGGAGTGGTCCGCACAGATGAAGAAAGGCAGCGGAGGAAACTGGTTCTCGACGCATGCATCGTATCTCAGCTCAACGTTTACAAGAGAGGTGCTGCGCAAATACGACCGGCATATCTATAACGATACGAAGGCTGCCGAGCTTCTGGGGATCCATCCGAAAAACCTTGATGGCCTGGAGGCGAAAATCCTATCCGGAGCTTCGCGTTGA
- a CDS encoding type I restriction-modification system subunit M — protein MNAAELKKLEDDLWKAADDLRANSDLKSSEYVTPVLGIIFLRFADNIYTRHEKAILSEFEKGSGRRASKPIDEIAIAKCGFYLPDNARYDYLLNLPDEEDIAAALKEAMKSIEEFKPELEGVLPQEEYFRLVRRPEQREIPKRLLQTFADIPRDTDADLFGQIYEYFLGKFALAEGQSGGEFFTPRSVVQLMVEILEPVGGTVFDPACGSGGMFVQSGRYIERHAGNKDDLFVSGMEKTLETVKLARMNLAVNGIRGDVRQANSYYEDPFQSFEKFDYVLANPPFNVDDVALARVKADRRFNTYGVPQNKTKSKENKTVPNANYLWINLFATSLVKGKSPKGRAGLVMANSASDARHSEADIRKTLIEKNLIYAMVTLPSNMFYTVTLPATLWFFDKAKKDERILFVDARNVFTQIDRAHREFSKEQIQNLACISRLYRGNRESFVQLIHAYFADGNAGLLQHESGIQEVARRVQEFLKAEGEKDVPDFSGIVKEVKSLLKKYSDYEKIVKLKDVEKTNDAQRKLAGGYRPFFESLHVLLKDVDGRVRRIEKKGKDAKSHKTLKSSLELLHSEIRSTEYFFTHIAWLQERFPDAAYTDVTGLCKAATQAEIAEQDYSLNPGRYVGVVIEEDGKTEEEFLSDLSSMHDEFSALSKEAARLEKVIGKNMAAILGEA, from the coding sequence ATGAACGCCGCTGAGTTGAAAAAGCTGGAAGATGACCTCTGGAAAGCCGCCGATGATTTGCGAGCGAATTCGGACCTGAAGTCTTCGGAGTACGTCACGCCGGTTCTGGGAATTATTTTTTTACGTTTTGCTGATAATATCTACACACGTCATGAAAAGGCAATCCTATCTGAATTTGAGAAGGGATCTGGCCGAAGAGCGTCGAAACCGATTGACGAAATTGCAATAGCCAAGTGTGGCTTTTATCTGCCCGACAACGCTCGATATGATTACCTCTTAAATCTGCCCGATGAAGAAGACATCGCCGCTGCTTTGAAAGAGGCTATGAAGTCGATCGAGGAATTCAAGCCCGAGCTTGAAGGTGTTTTGCCCCAGGAGGAGTACTTTAGACTTGTTCGACGCCCGGAACAACGTGAGATTCCGAAACGCCTATTACAAACCTTTGCCGATATTCCGCGCGATACAGACGCTGATCTCTTTGGTCAGATCTACGAATACTTTCTGGGCAAGTTTGCCCTTGCCGAAGGACAGAGCGGCGGGGAGTTCTTTACTCCGCGTTCCGTTGTTCAGTTGATGGTGGAGATCCTTGAGCCCGTAGGCGGTACTGTGTTTGATCCGGCCTGTGGGTCCGGCGGTATGTTCGTTCAGTCAGGTCGCTATATAGAAAGGCACGCCGGTAACAAGGACGACCTTTTCGTGTCGGGAATGGAAAAGACCCTTGAAACGGTTAAACTTGCACGAATGAACCTTGCCGTGAACGGCATCCGCGGAGATGTGCGACAGGCGAACTCCTACTACGAAGATCCCTTTCAAAGCTTTGAAAAGTTTGACTATGTACTGGCAAATCCGCCGTTTAATGTCGACGATGTCGCTCTGGCTCGCGTCAAGGCCGACAGGCGCTTCAACACATACGGCGTTCCACAGAATAAGACGAAATCAAAAGAGAACAAAACGGTTCCCAATGCGAACTACCTGTGGATTAACCTGTTTGCCACTTCACTCGTAAAAGGGAAAAGCCCGAAAGGCAGAGCGGGGCTTGTTATGGCTAACTCCGCTTCGGATGCACGGCATAGCGAAGCCGATATTCGTAAAACACTGATTGAGAAGAACCTGATCTACGCAATGGTCACTCTACCGTCGAATATGTTTTATACGGTAACGTTGCCGGCCACGCTCTGGTTTTTCGATAAAGCCAAGAAAGACGAGCGCATCCTCTTCGTCGATGCACGGAATGTCTTCACGCAGATCGACCGTGCCCATCGCGAATTCAGCAAAGAGCAGATCCAGAACCTTGCCTGCATTAGCCGACTCTATCGCGGGAACAGGGAGTCGTTCGTTCAATTGATTCATGCGTATTTCGCTGATGGGAATGCGGGGCTATTGCAGCATGAGTCCGGCATTCAGGAAGTCGCCAGAAGGGTTCAAGAATTCTTAAAGGCTGAAGGAGAGAAGGATGTACCGGATTTTTCGGGCATTGTCAAAGAAGTAAAGTCTCTTCTAAAGAAATACTCCGACTACGAAAAAATCGTAAAACTGAAAGACGTTGAAAAGACGAACGATGCTCAGAGGAAGCTGGCAGGTGGTTACCGTCCCTTCTTTGAGAGTTTGCATGTTCTGTTGAAAGATGTTGACGGAAGGGTTCGACGTATTGAGAAGAAGGGCAAGGATGCTAAATCGCATAAGACCCTGAAATCAAGCTTGGAACTCCTTCATAGCGAGATTCGTTCTACTGAGTATTTCTTTACCCATATTGCGTGGCTTCAGGAACGCTTTCCGGACGCCGCCTACACCGACGTGACCGGGCTCTGTAAGGCAGCAACACAGGCCGAGATTGCCGAGCAGGATTACTCTCTTAATCCGGGGCGATACGTAGGCGTCGTCATCGAGGAAGACGGCAAGACCGAAGAAGAGTTCCTGTCAGACCTGTCCTCCATGCACGATGAGTTTTCGGCTTTAAGCAAAGAGGCGGCCAGACTGGAAAAGGTGATCGGTAAAAATATGGCGGCAATCCTGGGTGAAGCGTAA
- a CDS encoding flagellar hook-basal body protein — protein MLRGIYTSSTGMIMNQYKMDVISNNLANVDRTGFKADDAIFKSFPELLLQRTREDGLGWTPMGSFDLAPMVGKLGTGVEFNESYTRFEQGAVKTTGNPFDLMLDDRGKESPAFFVVQTDRGERLSRNGSFVLNKEGYLVTPEGFPLMGEKGPIQVARWNWTVKDNGEVWINRRIGNEAEAGTNETQNRWEDPVLLDKIKIRTVEFPREIKKEGNSFFTVTPESGPMLEFKPDQEPLVLQGFLEASNVNIVREMTKMIEVQREYEANQKSVTTHDALLGKLINEVAR, from the coding sequence ATGTTAAGGGGCATCTACACATCCTCCACCGGCATGATCATGAACCAGTATAAGATGGACGTGATCTCGAATAACCTGGCCAACGTCGATCGCACCGGCTTCAAGGCCGACGACGCCATCTTTAAGTCCTTTCCCGAGCTGCTGCTTCAGCGCACCCGCGAAGACGGGCTGGGATGGACGCCGATGGGCAGCTTTGATCTCGCTCCGATGGTCGGTAAGCTGGGAACGGGTGTGGAGTTCAACGAAAGCTATACGCGCTTCGAACAGGGAGCGGTGAAGACGACAGGCAATCCCTTTGACCTGATGCTCGATGACCGCGGCAAAGAAAGCCCCGCCTTCTTTGTAGTTCAAACGGATCGCGGCGAACGCCTCAGCCGCAACGGCTCGTTTGTTTTGAATAAAGAAGGCTATCTTGTCACTCCGGAAGGATTCCCTCTGATGGGAGAAAAAGGACCTATACAGGTCGCCCGCTGGAACTGGACCGTGAAGGATAACGGCGAGGTCTGGATTAACCGCCGCATCGGCAACGAGGCCGAGGCCGGCACAAACGAAACGCAGAACCGCTGGGAAGATCCCGTTTTGCTCGATAAGATCAAGATCCGCACGGTGGAGTTTCCCCGTGAGATCAAGAAAGAAGGCAACAGCTTCTTTACCGTAACGCCCGAATCGGGACCGATGCTTGAATTCAAGCCCGATCAGGAGCCCCTTGTTTTACAGGGATTCCTCGAAGCCTCGAACGTCAATATCGTGCGCGAGATGACGAAGATGATCGAGGTGCAGCGTGAATACGAGGCGAATCAGAAGTCGGTGACGACGCATGATGCGCTGCTCGGCAAGCTGATAAATGAAGTGGCGCGATAG
- a CDS encoding ATP-grasp domain-containing protein, whose translation MTQYFFSCGAGSHQLPLLLAARSLGLGVAAADLNEAAPGFELTDRSFVSSILDRTALIDAIEGDDDLRRHLAGVGCRSYGKAVEIAASLARHFSLPANPHRSLRFFRNKALYKKTMQDWQIPVPADVKHPAKYIVRPADGHAKEGLQIVELPESLLAETSPAKSITKPSARPFIEPFIEGSECILLGLIVQGTFYPVLLSDRFRNADFSDRMHVFPSSLPGGVRYEMVEHCRRIVRRSGLENGPFLAEFIVAGNTPYLVECAPEVGGEFLADDMIPAVTGLPYFEMLVHIYCGTDSERMRRLLIEHLERERSQAMVIGFLPPTSADAGPLLFSPSLYRHPGFYSARPLPVLPGQRPNARRPGVIALTGHVSERDRLMQDMEGFL comes from the coding sequence ATGACGCAGTATTTCTTTTCCTGTGGAGCGGGCTCGCATCAGCTGCCGCTTCTTCTGGCCGCCCGCAGCCTGGGCCTCGGTGTGGCCGCCGCCGATCTGAACGAGGCGGCTCCGGGCTTTGAGCTAACCGACCGCTCTTTTGTCAGTTCGATTCTCGACCGTACCGCTCTCATCGATGCCATCGAAGGCGACGACGACCTTCGCCGCCATCTTGCCGGGGTCGGATGCCGTTCGTATGGCAAGGCCGTTGAGATCGCCGCATCGCTGGCGCGACATTTCTCGTTGCCGGCAAATCCGCATCGGTCGCTTCGCTTCTTTCGTAACAAAGCCCTATACAAAAAGACGATGCAGGACTGGCAGATCCCTGTGCCTGCCGACGTAAAGCATCCGGCAAAGTATATCGTGCGTCCGGCCGACGGACATGCGAAAGAAGGCCTGCAGATCGTCGAGCTGCCCGAGTCTCTTCTGGCCGAGACGTCTCCTGCGAAATCAATTACGAAGCCCTCAGCAAGGCCGTTCATCGAGCCGTTTATCGAAGGCAGCGAGTGTATTCTGCTTGGATTGATCGTGCAGGGAACGTTTTATCCGGTGCTTTTAAGCGATCGGTTCCGCAACGCCGACTTCTCGGATCGCATGCACGTCTTTCCGTCATCGCTTCCGGGCGGCGTGCGCTATGAGATGGTCGAACACTGTCGCCGCATCGTGCGTCGCAGTGGCCTTGAAAACGGCCCCTTTCTCGCCGAGTTCATCGTCGCCGGCAACACGCCCTACCTTGTCGAATGCGCCCCAGAAGTCGGAGGCGAGTTTCTTGCCGACGATATGATTCCTGCCGTTACAGGCCTGCCCTATTTCGAGATGCTGGTGCATATCTACTGCGGCACCGACAGCGAGCGCATGCGGCGTCTCTTAATCGAGCATCTGGAGCGAGAACGCTCGCAGGCGATGGTCATCGGCTTTCTACCGCCGACCTCTGCCGATGCAGGTCCGCTGCTCTTCTCGCCCTCGCTCTACCGACATCCGGGCTTTTACTCCGCACGCCCCCTGCCTGTTCTACCGGGTCAGAGGCCTAACGCAAGGCGCCCCGGCGTGATCGCCCTCACGGGTCATGTCTCGGAGCGCGACAGACTGATGCAAGACATGGAAGGCTTTTTGTGA
- a CDS encoding class I SAM-dependent methyltransferase yields the protein MNLRTPWNRHYQTEKSRQLYPDENLVRLLAAARSELNPENASALDYGFGSGRHLYLLQEMRFGRIAGCEISEVACEQGRQSFPEMDLRLVTEAEITGAVITEAESKLPFDDASFDVIVCWGVLHYLSDSGRMRLLEEFSRLLTPRGLFVGTLRSNRDTHFAHSDVSDASMTLFSEEDARTLLDRFFKDVELGHMERTPIGKLDQRIAHWFFRARRS from the coding sequence GTGAATCTACGAACCCCCTGGAATCGACACTATCAGACCGAGAAATCGCGCCAGCTGTATCCCGATGAGAATCTCGTACGCCTGCTTGCAGCAGCTCGAAGCGAACTCAATCCAGAGAACGCATCGGCCCTGGACTACGGCTTCGGCTCGGGTCGTCATTTGTATCTTTTACAGGAGATGAGATTCGGCCGCATCGCCGGCTGCGAGATCAGCGAAGTCGCCTGTGAACAGGGCCGCCAGTCGTTTCCTGAAATGGATCTGCGGCTTGTAACCGAGGCCGAGATTACCGGGGCTGTCATTACCGAGGCCGAGAGCAAACTGCCCTTCGACGATGCAAGCTTTGATGTCATCGTCTGCTGGGGCGTGCTTCATTATCTCTCAGACTCCGGACGCATGCGTCTGCTTGAAGAGTTCTCGCGATTGTTAACGCCCCGCGGCCTTTTTGTCGGGACGCTTCGCTCAAATCGAGATACGCACTTCGCGCATTCCGACGTTTCCGATGCAAGTATGACGCTTTTCTCAGAAGAGGATGCGCGGACGCTGCTCGACCGCTTCTTTAAAGACGTGGAGCTCGGCCACATGGAACGAACTCCGATTGGAAAGCTTGACCAGCGCATCGCTCACTGGTTCTTTCGCGCACGGCGGAGTTGA